In Natranaerobius trueperi, a single window of DNA contains:
- a CDS encoding ABC transporter permease, with amino-acid sequence MKTSITKDNKPISKLTSKKGIYKTLIIGFWLVVWQIVYLIIQQDIYLPSPIDVTGQFFKLLFTSSFWVSVIYSIYRVMLGLLLSIGCGVVFGALASTNRYFYDLLQPLVSAIRSTPVISFIIIALIWFTSSNVPIFICFLMCFPIFWTNILEGIHSVDRKLLEMATVYRVNKWDIIKKIYIPSITPYFTAATITALGLGFKVSVAAEVLSNPREGIGSHLYSAKVYLDSIDMFSWTLVVILLTISFEGLFTWLVKKVSVSNNK; translated from the coding sequence ATGAAAACTTCTATTACCAAAGATAATAAACCAATTTCTAAATTGACATCAAAAAAAGGAATATATAAAACTTTAATAATTGGTTTTTGGCTAGTTGTATGGCAGATAGTATATCTAATTATCCAACAGGATATCTATCTACCATCACCTATTGATGTAACAGGCCAGTTCTTTAAGTTGTTATTTACTTCTTCTTTTTGGGTGTCAGTTATATATTCTATCTATAGAGTTATGCTTGGGTTATTGTTATCTATTGGTTGTGGTGTAGTTTTTGGTGCACTTGCTAGTACTAATCGGTATTTTTATGATCTATTACAACCACTAGTTTCAGCTATAAGATCTACACCGGTTATTTCTTTTATTATCATAGCTTTGATCTGGTTTACTTCTTCTAATGTACCTATATTTATATGTTTTCTTATGTGTTTTCCGATTTTTTGGACTAATATTTTAGAGGGAATTCACAGTGTTGATAGAAAGTTACTTGAAATGGCTACTGTATATAGGGTTAATAAATGGGATATTATCAAAAAAATATATATCCCATCGATAACCCCATATTTTACAGCTGCTACAATTACAGCCTTAGGTTTAGGTTTTAAAGTAAGTGTGGCAGCTGAAGTATTAAGTAATCCGAGAGAAGGGATAGGCTCTCATCTATATAGTGCTAAGGTTTATTTAGACTCAATTGATATGTTTTCTTGGACTCTAGTAGTGATTTTACTAACTATTTCCTTTGAAGGTTTATTCACATGGTTAGTTAAAAAAGTATCAGTATCAAACAATAAATAG
- a CDS encoding ABC transporter ATP-binding protein — MAVKISRLNKSFSDLKVIDNLNLELSYGNIHCLFGPSGCGKTTLLNILAGLLDADSGQVEGCEKGKISYIFQEDRLLPWSTVKENIMFVLKSDYTKEKAQNLVEKYLNLVNLLDFKDHYPDQLSGGMKQRVAIARAFSYQGDIILMDEPFKGLDFDLKRDLMDYIINYWQRKNQTLVFVTHDIEETLYMADYVYTFTGPSLNIINQFKIDLAHNKRIIESESMNYYKNLLTKKDDMFIKEID; from the coding sequence ATGGCAGTAAAAATTAGTAGGTTAAATAAAAGTTTTAGTGATCTAAAGGTGATAGATAATCTTAATTTAGAGCTTTCATATGGTAATATACACTGTTTATTTGGGCCTTCCGGTTGTGGTAAAACAACACTATTAAATATATTAGCTGGTTTATTAGATGCTGATTCTGGTCAGGTAGAAGGATGTGAGAAAGGAAAGATTTCTTATATCTTTCAAGAAGATAGATTACTACCTTGGTCTACTGTTAAAGAAAATATAATGTTTGTTTTAAAGTCAGACTACACCAAAGAAAAAGCACAAAATTTGGTAGAGAAATATTTAAATTTAGTTAATCTTTTAGACTTTAAAGATCATTATCCAGATCAGCTTAGTGGAGGTATGAAACAAAGAGTCGCTATTGCTAGAGCTTTTTCATATCAAGGTGATATAATTTTAATGGATGAACCATTTAAAGGGTTAGATTTTGATTTAAAAAGAGATTTAATGGATTATATAATAAACTACTGGCAAAGGAAAAATCAAACTTTAGTATTTGTAACCCATGATATTGAGGAAACACTGTATATGGCTGATTATGTGTATACCTTTACAGGGCCGTCCCTTAATATAATAAATCAATTTAAAATTGATTTAGCGCATAATAAAAGAATTATAGAGAGTGAGAGTATGAATTATTACAAAAACCTTCTTACTAAAAAGGATGACATGTTTATAAAAGAGATAGATTAA
- a CDS encoding methyl-accepting chemotaxis protein, translating to MTITIGKKIGLAISVLLLVSCIALGGFSLYISTNTVVSDAEESLQYIAQGSAERVEATIESRLEVLEEITRREDVESMDWELQQEALQDDVKRMNFLDIGILDTDGTIRFAESGAEEYIGDREYAQRVLNGESHISDVMISRVSNEPELLYSVPIYDGEEIVGAIVARRDGDALNAITDDLGYGDEGYAFVLGEDGTIFSHPDRDFVLDQISIFDESYGELDGVSNAFQELGMGRSGVIDYEHEGITRYIGVEPMYLTGWTVGIGAIEEDVLGGLNAMQTGIIIASIIIVLIGLVVGLYIGQVISKPITTATNFAQTMATGDLSESIPQKLLNKKDETGKLAKAFDEMGENLREMMKEVSKNAEDLHSGSEELSANVEEISSKNQSISANTEQVASGLEESTSSVEEVSASGEQIQDAIKKLNEKAKEGNESAKEIRQRANEMKTNSVQSKEEAESIYSEKQEEIKQAIEEGKVVEEIVEMTEDISDIAAQTNLLALNASIEAARAGEHGQGFSVVANEIRKLAEQSNQTVDKIQDTIQKVQNAFSNISETSNGVLEFIDERVKDDYEKIVETGDKYLSDAEMIKNLTEDFVESNAEISESIDQINKALEQLASQSQQGSAGVSDISNNITEVTNSVQEVAEVAQNQAEMAENLNTLIQKFKVK from the coding sequence ATGACTATAACAATCGGTAAGAAGATAGGCTTAGCAATTTCTGTACTTTTATTGGTATCTTGCATTGCTTTAGGGGGTTTTAGTCTTTATATTAGTACTAATACAGTGGTAAGCGATGCTGAAGAATCACTTCAATATATTGCTCAAGGAAGTGCTGAAAGAGTTGAAGCAACAATTGAAAGTAGGTTAGAAGTTTTAGAAGAAATAACTCGACGTGAAGATGTTGAATCAATGGACTGGGAATTACAACAAGAAGCACTACAAGATGATGTAAAGAGAATGAATTTTTTAGATATTGGAATATTAGATACTGATGGTACGATAAGATTTGCGGAAAGTGGAGCAGAAGAATATATAGGAGATAGAGAGTATGCACAGAGGGTACTTAATGGTGAATCGCACATATCAGATGTTATGATAAGTAGGGTATCTAATGAACCTGAACTATTATATTCAGTCCCGATATATGATGGTGAAGAAATAGTTGGTGCTATAGTTGCTAGAAGAGATGGTGATGCTCTAAATGCTATAACTGATGATTTAGGGTATGGTGATGAAGGATATGCATTTGTACTAGGAGAAGATGGGACAATCTTTTCTCATCCAGATAGAGACTTTGTATTAGATCAAATTAGCATCTTTGATGAATCATATGGTGAATTAGATGGTGTAAGTAATGCCTTTCAAGAGTTAGGTATGGGTAGAAGTGGAGTTATAGACTATGAACATGAAGGTATAACTAGATATATAGGTGTTGAACCTATGTATTTAACTGGTTGGACCGTAGGGATTGGTGCAATAGAAGAGGATGTGCTTGGTGGTTTAAATGCCATGCAAACTGGAATAATAATAGCTTCTATTATTATAGTATTAATTGGTTTAGTAGTTGGATTATATATTGGACAAGTTATATCCAAACCAATAACAACAGCAACGAATTTTGCCCAAACAATGGCAACAGGGGATTTAAGCGAGAGTATACCTCAAAAATTACTCAACAAAAAAGATGAAACAGGAAAACTGGCTAAAGCTTTTGATGAAATGGGTGAAAACTTACGAGAAATGATGAAAGAAGTATCTAAAAACGCTGAAGACCTACATTCAGGTAGTGAAGAACTTTCAGCAAATGTAGAAGAAATATCATCTAAAAATCAAAGTATTAGTGCTAATACAGAACAAGTTGCTTCAGGACTTGAAGAATCAACATCTTCTGTTGAAGAAGTTAGTGCTTCTGGTGAGCAGATTCAAGATGCCATAAAAAAGCTTAATGAAAAAGCGAAAGAGGGCAATGAATCTGCAAAGGAAATTCGACAGCGGGCTAATGAAATGAAAACAAACTCTGTTCAATCTAAAGAAGAGGCAGAATCAATTTACAGTGAAAAACAAGAAGAAATTAAACAAGCTATAGAGGAAGGTAAGGTTGTAGAAGAGATTGTTGAGATGACTGAAGACATTTCTGATATAGCAGCACAAACTAATTTACTTGCGTTAAATGCTTCAATTGAAGCTGCTCGAGCAGGTGAGCATGGTCAAGGTTTTTCTGTTGTTGCAAATGAAATAAGAAAACTAGCTGAACAATCTAATCAAACTGTAGATAAAATACAGGATACAATCCAAAAAGTTCAAAATGCTTTCAGTAATATTTCTGAAACATCAAATGGTGTACTTGAGTTTATAGACGAAAGAGTAAAAGATGATTATGAAAAAATAGTTGAAACGGGAGACAAATATTTAAGTGATGCTGAAATGATAAAAAACCTAACAGAAGACTTTGTAGAAAGCAATGCAGAAATTAGTGAATCCATAGATCAAATTAATAAAGCTCTAGAACAACTAGCATCACAATCACAACAAGGTTCAGCGGGTGTTTCTGATATTTCAAATAATATTACTGAAGTGACTAACTCAGTCCAAGAAGTAGCAGAAGTAGCTCAAAATCAAGCGGAAATGGCTGAAAATCTTAATACCCTGATACAAAAGTTTAAAGTGAAATAG
- a CDS encoding YjfB family protein: MDIPALAFSLSQTELFNQVNTSVAKMSLDNLESSKDQFMDLLEKSTLDRSELENSIQTHLGNNLDIML; encoded by the coding sequence ATGGATATACCAGCATTAGCTTTTTCTCTTAGTCAAACAGAATTGTTTAACCAAGTAAATACTTCTGTTGCTAAAATGTCTTTAGACAATTTAGAAAGTTCTAAAGACCAGTTCATGGATCTTCTAGAAAAATCAACTCTAGATAGATCTGAGTTAGAAAACTCTATCCAAACTCATTTAGGTAATAATTTAGATATAATGCTCTAA
- a CDS encoding epoxyqueuosine reductase, with protein MQNKKKMNEQDIIISHIKEYVANYSKYDVKNYPYINDNSNGSNSPWGEPEVAFASAKDEKFQDLKKIVGPHHLLPKDFLEDAKTVITYFIPFDKQIVKSNVRTPEAIEPSNLWYQLTNDTNNLINDLNDSLIKKIQELGGEGTSFPPSSPKFEKENLTSDWSIRHVAHIAGLGTFGLNNMLITDKGCCGRFGSIVTNLAIEPSNKENKQVENCLYKYNGTCKKCVIKCPNDSFYYKDDSYFCDAEKCYNQILEKNKKDACGKCMSGVPCSFINPVSNLRKD; from the coding sequence TTGCAAAATAAGAAAAAAATGAACGAACAAGACATCATTATTAGTCATATAAAAGAATATGTAGCTAATTACAGTAAATATGATGTTAAAAACTATCCGTATATAAATGATAATTCTAATGGTTCTAACTCACCCTGGGGTGAGCCAGAAGTAGCTTTTGCAAGTGCAAAAGATGAGAAATTTCAAGATCTCAAAAAAATTGTAGGTCCTCATCATCTTCTGCCTAAAGACTTTTTAGAAGATGCTAAAACTGTTATAACTTATTTTATACCTTTTGATAAACAAATTGTGAAGAGTAATGTCAGAACACCCGAAGCTATAGAACCTTCTAATTTATGGTATCAGTTAACTAATGATACTAATAATTTAATTAATGATCTAAATGACAGCTTAATTAAAAAGATTCAAGAGCTTGGTGGCGAGGGAACTTCTTTTCCTCCATCTAGTCCGAAATTTGAAAAAGAAAACTTAACTAGTGATTGGTCAATTCGCCATGTAGCTCATATAGCTGGTCTTGGGACTTTTGGTTTAAACAATATGTTGATAACTGATAAAGGTTGTTGTGGAAGATTTGGTAGTATTGTTACAAATTTAGCTATAGAACCTAGCAATAAGGAAAACAAGCAAGTTGAAAACTGTTTATATAAATACAATGGAACATGTAAGAAATGTGTTATAAAATGTCCTAATGATTCTTTTTATTATAAAGATGACTCTTATTTTTGTGATGCAGAAAAGTGTTATAATCAGATTTTAGAAAAGAACAAAAAAGATGCCTGTGGTAAGTGTATGAGTGGAGTACCATGTTCTTTTATAAATCCGGTTAGTAACTTAAGAAAAGATTAG
- a CDS encoding PAS domain S-box protein: MRKIDLSDDLLEEYEIIFNNTQEALFLIDVLNNNFYFRKLNSTHEKLTGLKTEHVKGKTPVEVLGAELGQVVEANYRICIEKEETISYEEKLVFPLGEKYWLTKLTPVIKDGKVTAIVGSSTDITEKKSIENELKEAKDRYDIAVNAANIGVWEWNIKTNELIWDKNMYYLYGTTPEVTKDRLTKWIDSLHPEDKEKNIDLLMKAKNDEQKFDTQFRVVWSDGTIKYLKAFAEVIHDPDGNPEKMIGTNYDVTKQVRATQKLEEAEKRYKTLFNDAPHGIVLINTETFEPEEFNDTVCNMLEYTREEFENLQINDYDVIETTEQTVSRINRMLQGSREEFETKHKTKNGKIIDVFVIAKRLELGESVYIFAQFMDITENKQAEQELKEQKESFEKVINTAPDVIFIKDKYSRYQLTNDTLENLFGFNSDEIVGKSDFELSPTDDESEKFIEGDLQVLNGEEKLDIEETLTDKDGNVRWLQTQKVPIKYRGHDCILGIARDITEKKKADEKLQAYTNEIHIKNLELEQAKNEAIQASKAKSEFLANMSHEIRTPMNSIIGMAELLTETKLDDEQKQYIDIFKNAGESLLTLINDILDLSKIEAGQIELEYENFDLVDLVDKTVELMAFRAQDKGLEMLVRIKPEVPNYLIGDASRLRQVLINLLGNAIKFTEEGEVLLEIDVKNNKDIKEQQIELQFAIKDTGIGISKDNQDKIFDSFTQADASSTRRYGGTGLGLNISKKIVDLMSGKIWLESEVGKGSHFYFTVTLDLPINQEVTNDFEEIILDLRYKNILAVDDNKSNLLILKETLALKGANVTCVESGKEALKEVEKEASNYHLILLDYMMPEMDGLEVSEYIRETLNYKDLGIILISSEFKPSDKKYEDKVHYDEFILKPIRRKQLFASINKVLSKITTQKLPYSEIDHRIPEGKISKKHTGKILLVEDSKDNQMLVKAFLKSTEYEIITAENGGEAIDKFKDGNYDLVLMDIQMPVKDGYTATKEIREFENEKRSTRTPIIALTAYALSSDVQDALAVGCDAHLSKPIKKKNLLSVIEEHIGLK; the protein is encoded by the coding sequence GTGAGAAAAATTGACTTATCTGATGATTTGTTAGAAGAGTATGAAATTATTTTTAATAATACCCAAGAAGCTCTATTTTTAATTGATGTCTTAAATAACAATTTTTATTTTAGAAAGTTAAATAGTACTCATGAAAAGCTTACTGGGTTAAAAACAGAACATGTCAAAGGGAAAACACCAGTGGAAGTATTGGGTGCTGAATTAGGACAAGTCGTAGAAGCTAATTATAGGATTTGTATTGAAAAAGAAGAAACTATTTCCTATGAAGAAAAGCTTGTTTTCCCTTTAGGCGAAAAGTATTGGCTGACCAAATTGACACCAGTAATCAAAGATGGAAAAGTGACTGCTATAGTAGGTTCTAGTACTGATATAACCGAAAAAAAATCAATTGAAAATGAATTAAAGGAAGCAAAAGACCGATACGATATAGCTGTAAATGCTGCTAATATTGGGGTGTGGGAATGGAATATTAAAACTAATGAGCTTATTTGGGATAAAAATATGTACTACTTATATGGAACCACTCCAGAAGTAACAAAGGATAGACTGACGAAATGGATTGATAGCTTACATCCGGAAGATAAAGAAAAAAATATAGATTTACTAATGAAAGCTAAAAACGATGAACAAAAATTTGATACTCAGTTTCGAGTAGTTTGGAGCGATGGAACTATCAAATACCTCAAGGCTTTTGCTGAAGTAATACATGACCCAGATGGAAATCCAGAAAAAATGATAGGAACAAATTATGATGTTACAAAACAGGTGAGAGCAACACAAAAACTAGAAGAAGCAGAAAAACGTTACAAAACATTATTTAATGATGCACCTCACGGTATTGTGTTGATAAACACGGAAACATTTGAACCTGAAGAATTTAATGATACAGTTTGTAATATGTTAGAGTACACAAGAGAAGAGTTTGAAAATTTACAGATTAATGATTATGATGTAATTGAAACAACTGAACAAACTGTATCTAGGATTAATAGAATGCTACAAGGTTCAAGGGAAGAATTCGAAACCAAACACAAAACAAAGAATGGTAAAATAATAGATGTCTTTGTAATTGCTAAGAGACTTGAATTGGGTGAGTCTGTTTACATTTTTGCACAATTTATGGATATTACGGAAAATAAACAAGCTGAACAGGAGCTAAAGGAACAAAAGGAATCATTTGAGAAAGTGATTAACACTGCTCCTGATGTGATTTTTATAAAAGACAAATATAGTCGATACCAGTTAACAAATGATACTTTAGAAAATCTGTTTGGATTTAACTCTGATGAAATTGTGGGTAAATCAGATTTCGAGCTAAGCCCGACAGATGACGAAAGTGAAAAATTTATTGAAGGCGATTTACAAGTTTTGAATGGAGAAGAAAAACTAGATATTGAAGAAACTTTGACAGACAAAGACGGGAATGTTAGATGGTTACAAACTCAAAAAGTTCCAATTAAATATAGAGGACACGATTGTATTTTGGGTATTGCTAGGGATATCACTGAAAAGAAAAAAGCAGATGAAAAACTTCAAGCTTATACGAATGAAATACATATTAAGAATTTAGAGCTAGAACAAGCGAAAAATGAAGCAATTCAAGCATCTAAGGCTAAATCGGAATTTTTAGCTAATATGAGTCACGAGATCAGAACACCTATGAATTCAATCATTGGTATGGCTGAGCTGTTAACAGAAACAAAGCTAGATGATGAACAAAAACAATACATAGATATCTTTAAAAATGCTGGTGAAAGTTTGTTAACCTTAATTAATGACATTTTAGATCTATCTAAAATTGAAGCAGGGCAAATAGAACTTGAATACGAAAACTTTGATTTAGTTGATTTAGTAGATAAAACTGTAGAATTAATGGCTTTTAGAGCACAGGATAAAGGATTAGAAATGCTTGTTAGAATTAAACCCGAAGTCCCTAATTATCTTATTGGGGATGCTTCTAGGCTTAGACAAGTCCTTATAAATCTTTTAGGAAATGCTATTAAATTTACTGAAGAAGGGGAAGTTTTATTAGAAATTGATGTTAAAAATAATAAAGATATTAAAGAACAACAAATTGAATTGCAGTTTGCTATAAAAGATACTGGAATTGGGATTTCTAAAGATAACCAAGATAAAATTTTTGATAGTTTTACTCAAGCAGATGCTTCTAGTACAAGGCGATATGGTGGCACAGGTCTTGGACTTAATATTTCAAAAAAAATTGTTGACCTGATGAGTGGAAAAATATGGTTAGAAAGTGAAGTGGGTAAAGGAAGTCATTTTTATTTTACCGTCACTTTAGATCTACCAATAAATCAAGAAGTTACAAATGACTTTGAAGAAATCATCCTAGACTTAAGGTATAAAAATATATTAGCAGTTGATGACAATAAGTCAAATCTATTAATTTTAAAAGAAACTCTTGCTCTTAAAGGTGCAAATGTTACTTGTGTTGAAAGTGGAAAAGAGGCCTTAAAAGAGGTTGAAAAAGAAGCTTCTAACTATCATCTTATATTGTTAGACTATATGATGCCTGAGATGGATGGGTTAGAGGTTTCAGAGTATATTAGAGAGACTTTAAATTATAAAGATCTCGGTATTATACTAATTTCTTCGGAATTTAAACCAAGTGATAAAAAATACGAAGACAAAGTTCATTATGATGAATTTATATTAAAACCAATTAGAAGAAAACAGTTATTTGCTTCGATAAATAAGGTTTTATCTAAGATAACTACCCAAAAATTACCCTATAGCGAAATCGATCATAGAATACCTGAAGGGAAAATATCTAAAAAACATACAGGAAAAATTCTTCTAGTAGAAGACTCTAAGGATAATCAAATGCTCGTGAAAGCTTTCTTAAAATCTACAGAATACGAGATAATCACCGCAGAAAATGGTGGAGAAGCTATCGATAAGTTTAAAGATGGTAATTATGATTTAGTGTTAATGGATATTCAGATGCCAGTAAAAGATGGCTACACTGCTACCAAAGAAATTAGGGAGTTTGAAAATGAAAAAAGATCTACAAGAACTCCTATTATAGCTCTTACTGCGTATGCCTTATCAAGTGATGTTCAAGATGCGTTAGCGGTTGGATGTGATGCACACCTCTCTAAACCCATCAAAAAGAAAAACTTATTGTCTGTCATAGAAGAACATATAGGTTTAAAATAA
- a CDS encoding ABC transporter substrate-binding protein, whose translation MKGIRIFGLFMLVLVLLFSVIGCGDDTDSVDTDDVTVDMAVLGGPTGMGAVQLIEQNELGDSELNYDFSIMGSPDDLVGRIINGEVDIAAVPTNLASVLYNRTEGDIQLAAVNTLGVLYVLESGDSITSIEDLEGEVINVSGQGATPDFALRYLLEEHGLTPYEDVELDFQLQHSDLAAATAGGDVDLALLPQPHVTTAQMRNDDLQIALDITEEWDNVADDSELAMGSLIVQKDFAKENPEVMDIFLDEYEESINFVNENYSEAAELMEKFEILPNKNVAKEAIPYSNIVFRDGQESKTFLQDFYQVLYDFEPDSVGGKLPDENFYYQR comes from the coding sequence ATGAAAGGGATCAGGATATTTGGACTCTTTATGTTAGTACTAGTTTTATTATTTTCAGTTATAGGTTGTGGTGATGACACTGATTCAGTAGACACAGATGATGTAACAGTTGATATGGCTGTGTTAGGTGGTCCTACTGGTATGGGAGCGGTTCAGCTTATAGAACAAAATGAACTAGGTGACTCAGAACTTAATTATGACTTTAGTATAATGGGAAGTCCTGATGATTTAGTAGGTAGAATAATTAATGGTGAGGTAGATATCGCTGCAGTACCTACAAATTTAGCTTCAGTATTATATAATAGAACTGAAGGTGATATACAGTTAGCAGCAGTTAATACCCTAGGTGTTTTATATGTATTAGAAAGTGGAGATAGTATTACTTCTATAGAAGATTTAGAGGGTGAGGTAATAAATGTAAGTGGACAAGGTGCTACCCCTGATTTTGCTCTTAGATATCTGTTAGAAGAACATGGGCTAACACCATATGAAGATGTTGAATTAGATTTTCAACTACAACATTCAGATCTTGCAGCTGCTACAGCAGGTGGAGATGTAGATCTTGCTTTACTTCCACAACCCCATGTGACTACAGCACAAATGAGAAATGATGACTTACAAATTGCTTTAGATATTACTGAAGAATGGGATAATGTAGCTGATGATAGTGAGTTGGCTATGGGAAGTCTTATCGTACAAAAAGATTTTGCTAAAGAAAATCCTGAGGTTATGGATATCTTTTTAGATGAGTATGAAGAGTCCATAAATTTTGTAAATGAAAATTACAGTGAAGCAGCAGAGCTTATGGAAAAGTTCGAGATATTACCTAATAAAAATGTTGCAAAAGAAGCTATTCCATATTCAAATATAGTTTTTAGAGATGGACAAGAATCCAAAACTTTCTTACAGGATTTTTATCAAGTGTTATATGACTTTGAACCTGATTCAGTCGGAGGCAAGTTACCAGATGAAAACTTCTATTACCAAAGATAA